In a genomic window of Oreochromis aureus strain Israel breed Guangdong linkage group 13, ZZ_aureus, whole genome shotgun sequence:
- the LOC116318514 gene encoding L-threonine ammonia-lyase codes for MAPEVVLMDPPKTRRVSEFRMIPRPPAQYLRFEDISAAAFRIQSGMQKTPCTIVQTVRDGDLPEEGAPALHRLCERERVLYLLTSLTQQQQRMGVIVATDCNFSMAVAHHAVELKIPVFVIMPSSCSSPRLRIYRDYGAMVISYGSTGRDSQNHACHLARENGYLYLEEDENAAYLAGLGTVGMEIYEQVPKLEAVVIPAAGQYGLLAGTAAAIKHLDSRILVVGVEPEDFPLLLQSLKTNGPIKDMHSNPNKKLYGDLMEHSLGVNTFQLAQKLVDKVITVSEEDSLVAMLRFQEFERSTVDTEGAMGLAAIWVAVVVSSANMELEVVRQCMDRALVLDNRISKFSVQLGEWPGDMAKLLDVLTREDVRLLDVCHRRHSDKSELFKAKVECVVETRDKMQSAHLRKTLSERYPSICWLDR; via the exons ATGGCTCCTGAGGTTGTCCTCATGGACCCCCCCAAAACCAGGCGAGTCAGCGAGTTCAGGATGATCCCGAGACCTCCTGCCCAGTACCTCCGCTTCGAGGACATCAGCGCGGCAGCCTTCAGGATCCAGTCAGGGATGCAGAAGACGCCTTGCACG ATTGTCCAAACAGTACGGGATGGAGATCTACCTGAAGAAGGAGCACCTGCACTACACCGGCtctgtgaaagagagagagtgctgTACCTGCTCACCTCCCTCACGCAG cagcagcagaggatggGTGTGATCGTGGCCACTGACTGTAACTTCTCCATGGCCGTGGCGCACCACGCGGTGGAGCTGAAGATCCCGGTGTTTGTCATCATGCCGTCAAGTTGCTCCTCGCCCCGCCTCAGGATCTACAGAGACTACGGCGCCATGGTTATCTCCTACGGCAGCACCGGCCGCGATTCCCAGAACCACGCCTGCCATCTGGCCAGAGAGAATGGATACCTCTACCTGGAAGA AGATGAAAATGCAGCGTACCTGGCAGGACTGGGCACTGTGGGCATGGAGATCTATGAACAGGTGCCCAAACTGGAGGCAGTGGTCATTCCTGCTGCAGGACAGTATGGTCTACTGGCTGGCACCGCTGCAGCCATCAAACACCTCGACTCTCGCATTCTTGTCGTA GGAGTTGAACCAGAAGATTTCCCTTTGCTGCTACAATCTCTGAAAACGAACGGTCCAATCAAAGACATGCACAGCAACCCCAATAAGAAACTTTATGGAG ATCTTATGGAGCATTCACTTGGTGTTAACACCTTTCAGCTGGCACAGAAACTGGTGGACAAAGTCATCACTGTCAG TGAGGAAGACTCTCTGGTGGCAATGCTGCGGTTTCAGGAGTTCGAACGCTCCACTGTGGACACAGAGGGAGCCATGGGATTGGCTGCCATTTG GGTGGCTGTGGTGGTGAGCAGCGCTAACATGGAGCTGGAAGTGGTGAGGCAGTGCATGGACCGAGCTTTGGTGTTGGACAACCGGATCAGTAAGTTCTCAGTGCAGCTGGGAGAGTGGCCAGGAGACATGGCTAAGCTGCTGGATGTTCTGACCAGAGAGGACGTCAG GTTGTTGGACGTCTGCCATCGTAGACACAGCGATAAGTCAGAGCTCTTCAAGGCAAAG gTGGAGTGTGTGGTGGAAACCAGGGATAAGATGCAGAGCGCTCATCTGCGCAAGACGCTGAGCGAGCGCTACCCCTCTATATGCTGGCTGGACCGGTGA
- the LOC120443443 gene encoding rho-related GTP-binding protein RhoQ-like has translation MANGTGTIMLKCVVVGGGAVGKTCLLMSYANDAFPEEYVPTVFDHYAVSVNVGGKQYLLGLYDTAGQRGVVSGPQSAR, from the exons ATGGCAAACGGAACCGGTACTATCATGTTAAAATGCGTCGTGGTCGGAGGCGGTGCGGTGGGTAAAACGTGTCTGCTGATGAGCTATGCCAATGACGCCTTTCCAGAGGAGTATGTACCCACGGTCTTTGATCATTATGCAG TGAGCGTCAACGTCGGAGGAAAGCAGTACTTGTTGGGACTGTATGACACAGCTGGTCag AGAGGAGTTGTATCTGGGCCCCAGTCAGCCCGGTAG
- the LOC116318597 gene encoding transmembrane protein 254, with the protein MATSDGRDYFQRTRLFWMVTLSVALIYFACTVFAPDVVPFELLGPFGTFSKNLAYNHPDLLYKGWWLTCAIHLSEALVALKLCSNKGIKDMSTRCLWFIQTFLFGFASLHLLIKYDPERSKQD; encoded by the exons ATGGCTACAAGTGATGGACGCGATTATTTTCAGAGAACACGTCTCTTCTGGATGGTCACCCTGTCAGTGGCGCTGATATATTTCGCT TGCACAGTGTTTGCACCAGATGTAGTCCCATTTGAGCTCCTTGGTCCATTTGGTACCTTCTCCAAAAACCTTGCATATAACCATCCTGATCTACTGTACAAAGG ATGGTGGTTGACCTGTGCTATTCATCTTTCTGAGGCCCTGGTTGCACTGAAGTTGTGCAG TAACAAAGGCATCAAGGACATGTCCACTCGGTGCCTTTGGTTTATCCAGACCTTTCTGTTCGGCTTCGCCTCCCTCCACCTGCTAATTAAGTACGACCCAGAGCGTTCCAAGCAGGACTGA